Proteins encoded by one window of Salvia splendens isolate huo1 chromosome 5, SspV2, whole genome shotgun sequence:
- the LOC121805413 gene encoding probable cadmium/zinc-transporting ATPase HMA1, chloroplastic, translating to MEALSFPAKSRFLSSTSPQFTNFKLKFNRNFSFPPKPKPKPKFPITLRNISYFAFVKCSAHSHSHSHSHNHNHSHEHDRDHNHRDSHNHNHNHHCHGHGNCDSTLTKPQQTFLRFAEAVKWIHLANFLRQHLELCCFATALFLAAGACPHLLPKPAAATLQHAFTAVAFPLVGVSASLDAALDIVGGKINIHVLMALAAFASVFMGNALEGGLLLAMFNLAHIAEDYFTRRSMIDVKELKENHPDFALELDVENGNNPSFSDLKYHKVPVNDLDVGSYILVKAGESVPVDCEVFQGSSTITVEHLTGEVKPVERKVGDSIPGGARNLDGMMIVKVKKSWKESTLNRIVQLTEEAQQSKPKLQRWLDKFGEQYSRAVIILSAAIALIGPILFKWPFFSTAVCRGSVYRALGLMVAASPCALAVAPLVYATAISACARKGILLKGGHVLDALSSCRNIAFDKTGTLTTGEFMCKAIEPIHGHVSNNKKQNYVCCVPSCEKEALAVAAAMEKGTTHPIGRAVVDHSVGKDLPPVSVERFENLPGRGLFATISSAEPGFEGGKPLKASMGSVEYITSLFTSDDESRKVKEAVNTSSYGANFVRAALSVNNKVTLFHFEDKPRADSLDVINTLQNEGNLRVMMLTGDHELSARRVADAVGIKEFHCSLKPEDKLYHVTKIPRDTGGGLIMVGDGINDAPALAAATVGIVLAERASATAIAVADVLLLQDNISGVPFTVAKSRQTTSLVKQNVALALSSIFLASLTSVLGFIPLWLTVLLHEGGTLLVCLNSIRALNAPTWSWKHDLLQLIQKFKSLLRRFNFDRGTIQPTLL from the exons ATGGAAGCTCTTTCATTCCCCGCTAAATCACGCTTCCTCTCATCAACCTCCCCTCAATTCACTAATTTCAAGCTCAAATTCAACCGTAATTTTTCCTTTCCCCCAAAACCTAAACCTAAACCAAAATTCCCAATTACTCTCCGCAACATCTCCTATTTCGCCTTCGTCAAATGCTCCGCTCattctcactctcactctcactcccACAACCATAATCACAGCCACGAACATGATCGTGACCACAATCACCGCGATtctcacaatcacaatcacaatcatcacTGTCACGGTCACGGTAATTGCGATTCTACTCTGACCAAACCTCAGCAAACATTCCTCCGCTTCGCGGAGGCTGTAAAGTGGATCCATCTAGCTAACTTCCTCAGGCAACATTTGGAGCTCTGCTGCTTCGCAACGGCGCTTTTCCTAGCCGCCGGCGCGTGCCCTCACTTGCTACCTAAGCCCGCCGCTGCGACTCTTCAGCATGCCTTCACTGCCGTCGCCTTCCCTCTCGTTGGG GTATCCGCGTCGTTGGATGCGGCTCTGGACATCGTGGGAGGGAAAATCAATATTCACGTGCTCATGGCTTTGGCCGCATTTGCTTCGGTTTTCATGGGGAATGCGTTGGAGGGTGGATTGCTTTTGGCTATGTTCAATTTGGCTCATATTGCGGAGGACTACTTTACTAGAAGGTCTATGATTGATGTCAAGGAATTGAAAGAGAATCATCCCGATTTCGCGCTTGAGCTCGATGTGGAGAACGGGAACAATCCATCTTTTTCTGATTTGAAGTACCACAAAGTTCCTGTAAATGATTTGGATGTTGGATCATACATATTGGTCAAAGCTGGTGAG TCAGTTCCAGTGGACTGTGAAGTTTTCCAAGGTAGTTCAACTATTACTGTAGAGCACTTGACCGGGGAAGTCAAACCTGTAGAGAGAAAAGTTGGGGACAGCATTCCTGGTGGGGCACGAAACCTCGATGGTATGATGATTGTTAAG GTGAAAAAGTCATGGAAAGAGTCAACACTTAATAGAATAGTACAACTGACTGAAGAAGCTCAGCAGAGTAAGCCAAAGCTTCAAAGGTGGCTTGATAAGTTTGGCGAACAGTATAGCCGAGCAGTTATAATTTTATCTGCGGCTATTGCATTGATTGGCCCAATCCTATTTAAGTGGCCATTTTTCAGTACAGCAG TATGTAGAGGATCAGTTTACCGTGCATTGGGGCTCATGGTAGCTGCATCACCCTGTGCATTGGCTGTAGCACCACTAGTCTATGCAACTGCAATTAGTGCTTGTGCAAGAAAG GGAATCTTATTGAAAGGTGGTCATGTTCTGGATGCACTATCTTCATGCCGAAATATTGCATTTGATAAAACTGGTACTTTGACTACTGGAGAATTCATGTGCAAAGCAATAGAACCAATTCATGGACATGTTAGCAACaacaagaaacaaaattatgtgtGTTGTGTACCCAGCTGTGAGAAAGAAGCTCTAGCAGTCGCTGCTGCAATGGAGAAGGGAACTACTCATCCTATTGGAAG AGCTGTTGTGGATCATAGTGTTGGGAAGGATCTCCCTCCAGTGTCTGTAGAAAGATTTGAGAATTTACCAGGAAGAGGTCTTTTTGCAACAATTTCTAGTGCTGAG CCAGGGTTTGAAGGTGGCAAACCATTGAAAGCTTCAATGGGCTCTGTTGAGTACATTACTTCTCTTTTTACATCAGATGATGAATCAAGAAAAGTTAAGGAGGCAGTTAACACTTCTTCTTATGGAGCTAACTTTGTTCGTGCTGCTCTGTCAGTGAATAACAAG GTGACCCTGTTTCATTTTGAAGATAAACCTCGAGCTGATTCTCTTGATGTCATAAACACATTGCAAAATGAAGGAAATCTCCGTGTTATGATGTTAACTGGTGACCATGAGCTGAGTGCACGGAGGGTGGCAGATGCTGTGGGCATTAAAGAATTTCACTGTAGCCTGAAGCCGGAGGACAAGCTCTATCATGTGACAAAAATTCCTAGAGATACGG GTGGTGGCCTTATTATGGTAGGAGATGGTATTAATGACGCACCGGCCTTGGCAGCTGCCACTGTGGGCATTGTCCTAGCAGAGCGTGCAAGTGCAACTGCAATAGCTGTTGCCGATGTGCTTTTGCTACAAGATAATATTTCTGGGGTTCCATTCACCGTAGCTAAATCTAGACAAACTACTTCTTTG GTTAAACAGAATGTTGCCCTTGCATTGTCTAGCATCTTTTTGGCCTCTCTTACATCAGTTCTAGGTTTTATACCACTTTGGCTAACA GTCCTCCTCCATGAAGGTGGGACTCTTCTGGTGTGCCTCAATTCCATCCGAGCCCTGAATGCCCCAACGTGGTCGTGGAAGCATGATCTTCTCCAACTTATTCAAAAATTTAAATCGCTCCTTCGACGCTTCAACTTTGATCGTGGAACCATCCAGCCAACTCTCTTGTAG